In Haliaeetus albicilla chromosome 3, bHalAlb1.1, whole genome shotgun sequence, the following are encoded in one genomic region:
- the BLOC1S4 gene encoding biogenesis of lysosome-related organelles complex 1 subunit 4, translating to MAAAAAAGRGAGADLADACPGADSGNVSQSHSSASGLGEPEDEDASEASLSATAAAYSAYLLADRSLFSEQIESLDKSLEDLLTRVDEFVGMLDMIRSDSSQVVNESIPQIYTKATEMRQIYRKIDKLEAFVKMIGNSVAGLEERVIKAETDLGAFPSTFKKILHTISMPSFLNKPSSSRQQQTLYEPPVLFKTEDYFPCLNEAPY from the exons AtggcggccgccgcggcagcgGGCCGAGGGGCCGGGGCCGACTTGGCGGACGCCTGCCCCGGCGCGGACAGCGGGAACGTCTCCCAGAGCCACAGCAGCGCTTCCGGCCTCGGGGAACCGGAGGATGAGGACGCTTCGGAGGCGTCGCTCagcgccaccgccgccgcctaTTCCGCCTACCTGCTCGCCGACCGCAGCCTCTTCAGCGAGCAG ataGAAAGCCTAGACAAGAGTCTAGAAGATTTGCTGACCAGAGTGGATGAATTTGTGGGAATGCTGGACATG ATTCGAAGTGATTCCTCTCAAGTTGTCAACGAAAGCATACCTCAGATTTACACAAAAGCTACAGAAATGAGACAGATATACAGGAAGATTGACAAACTAGAG GCTTTTGTGAAGATGATTGGAAATAGCGTAGCTGGACTGGAAGAACGCGTCATAAAGGCAGAAACAGACCTTGGAGCTTTTCCGAGCACATTCAAGAAAATCTTGCACACAATCAGCATGCCATCCTTCCTTAAT AAACCGTCGTCTTCACGACAACAACAGACCCTCTATGAACCTCCAGTCCTCTTCAAGACTGAAGACTATTTTCCGTGTCTTAACGAAGCACCTTATTGA